The following coding sequences lie in one Panicum virgatum strain AP13 chromosome 6N, P.virgatum_v5, whole genome shotgun sequence genomic window:
- the LOC120677499 gene encoding F-box/kelch-repeat protein At1g51550-like produces the protein MGCGGGLEAAGGGADRMEEEEAGAPSSSSSSPPPIAQLGYDQLLSVLRLLPPEAVLSFAATCRAFRAWASSDALWEALCRRDWGARTAAALAERRRERGGGGVPAPWRRVHAEVARLGTLSARRVPVRGASPRPRASHSLNLVAGWLVLFGGGCEGGHHLDDTWVAYTGTGAGNRLPTVLSWQQLASGIPSGRFSHSCTLVRDTLVLFGGITDRGQRLNDTWIGQVISEEPRRMRISWRLLEVGPLAPPPRGAHAACCVDDKFIVIHGGIGLYGSRLGDTWLLDLSNGLRSGSWHQIGNTWPLPPPRSGHSLTWIGGTRMVLFGGRGSEFEVLNDVWLFDISDHCPKWKELKYDLSSALGEMPFPRVGHSAILALGGKVLVYGGEDSQRRRKDDFWILDTPALLQYESGSKKMIKRMWKKLRIDGQCPNYRSFHGACVDTSGCCVYIFGGMVDGLVHPAEALGLRFDGQLYQVELVLHL, from the exons ATGGGATGCGGCGGGGGCTTAgaggcggctggcggcggcgctgaccgcatggaggaggaggaggcgggggcaccatcatcatcctcgtcgtcgccgccgcccatcgcGCAGCTGGGCTACGACCAGCTGCTGTCCGTCCTCCGCCTGCTCCCGCCCGAGGCCGTGCTCTCCTTCGCCGCCACCTGCCGCGCGTTCCGGGCGTGGGCCTCCTCCGACGCACTCTGGGAGGCGCTGTGCCGCCGCGACTGGGgcgcccgcaccgccgccgcgctagCCGAGCGCCGGCgcgagcgtggcggcggcggggtgccggcgccgtggaggaggGTCCACGCCGAGGTCGCCAGGCTAGGCACCCTGTCCGCGCGCCGCGTCCCCGTGAGGGGCGCCTCGCCGCGACCCCGCGCGTCGCACTCGCTCAACCTAGTCGCTGGATGGCTCGTGCTcttcggcggcggctgcgagggAG GTCACCACCTTGATGATACTTGGGTGGCTTATACTGGAACTGGAGCTGGAAATAGACTGCCTACTGTACTTAGCTGGCAGCAATTAGCCTCTGGCATTCCAAGTGGGCGTTTCAGTCATTCATGCACTCTAGTCAGGGACACATTAGTCTTATTTGGTGGAATCACTGACCGGGGCCAGCGTTTAAATGACACATGGATAGGTCAAGTTATTTCTGAAGAACCTCGAAGGATGCGAATTTCATGGAGACTGCTGGAGGTAGGTCCACTTGCACCACCTCCACGTGGAGCCCATGCAGCCTGCTGCGTTGATGATAAGTTCATTGTGATTCATGGAGGGATAGGGCTCTATGGCAGCCGGCTTGGTGATACATGGCTTCTTGATCTCTCAAATGGCCTCCGATCCGGCAGTTGGCATCAAATAGGGAACACATGGCCTTTGCCTCCACCTCGTTCTGGCCACTCTTTAACTTGGATTGGTGGGACACGCATGGTGCTGTTTGGTGGTAGAGGATCAGAATTTGAGGTTCTTAATGATGTCTGGTTGTTTGATATTAGTGATCATTGCCCAAAATGGAAGGAGCTAAAGTATGACTTGTCTAGTGCTCTTGGTGAAATGCCTTTTCCACGGGTTGGGCATTCAGCAATACTTGCCTTGGGAGGCAAGGTCCTTGTGTATGGCGGAGAGGACTCACAAAGGCGACGGAAGGATGACTTTTGGATCTTGGATACACCAGCTCTACTTCAATACGAGTCAGGTTCCAAGAAAATGATTAAAAGGATGTGGAAAAAGCTAAGAATTGATGGTCAGTGCCCAAATTACCGATCCTTCCATGGGGCGTGTGTAGATACTTCTGGTTGTTGTGTGTATATTTTTGGTGGCATGGTTGATGGCCTTGTTCACCCTGCAGAAGCCTTGGGTCTGCGATTTGATGGGCAGCTGTATCAAGTGGAGCTTGTGCTGCATCTTTAG